A single window of Dermacentor albipictus isolate Rhodes 1998 colony chromosome 1, USDA_Dalb.pri_finalv2, whole genome shotgun sequence DNA harbors:
- the LOC135902175 gene encoding large ribosomal subunit protein mL54-like — MAVCTLLLRSCNKIHHRNSWQTFQQLLTRSYAKKATAAASAGLSIQPKKKKLPVETDPEKLVRFCCGSNILKEGQDVELGPDDSYPSWLWELPLNGPPPLSEMDPETPEYWESLHRRALLNQNRLLSKRPKVQMRINEKEKIRKLKALRFRALAAYHYDPGVPLREYEEQLKRNRLDW, encoded by the exons atggctgTTTGCACGTTGCTTCTTAGGTCTTGTAACAAAATACACCACAGAAATTCGTGGCAAACGTTTCAACAGTTGCTTACAAGAAGCTACGCAAAAAAGGCAACTGCAGCAGCTTCAG CGGGACTCAGCATCCAACCCAAGAAAAAAAAGCTACCAGTAGAAACGGATCCAGAAAAACTCGTGCGCTTCTGCTGCGGCAGCAACATACTCAAGGAAGGCCAGGACGTCGAGCTCGGTCCTGATGACTCGTACCCGTCCTGGCTGTGGGAGCTGCCGCTGAACGGACCACCGCCGTTGTCGGAGATGGACCCAGAGACTCCCGAGTACTGGGAATCTCTGCACCGGCGAGCGCTGCTGAACCAAAACAGGTTGCTCAGTAAAAGGCCCAAAGTTCAGATGCGCATCAACGAGAAGGAGAAGATTCGAAAGCTTAAGGCTTTACGCTTCCGCGCACTTGCAGCGTACCACTACGACCCAGGAGTGCCGCTGCGCGAGTACGAGGAACAGCTGAAACGAAACAGGCTCGACTGGTGA